In the genome of Pontibacillus halophilus JSM 076056 = DSM 19796, one region contains:
- a CDS encoding succinate dehydrogenase cytochrome b558 subunit, which produces MATNREFMLRRLHSLLGVIPVGIFLIQHLVVNHFATGGREAFNNAAHFMESLPFRYVLEIVIIFLPLLFHSIYGVYIAFTASGSNAVRYGYFRNVMFYLQRISGIITLIFVSWHVWETRLAAAFRDVEINFDLMADILSSNFMLGFYIVGVISTTFHFANGLWSFCVTWGITQSPRSQRIFTYVSLAVFLALSVVGVRAILAFV; this is translated from the coding sequence ATGGCAACCAATCGTGAGTTTATGTTACGAAGACTACATTCTTTACTAGGAGTTATTCCGGTTGGAATTTTCTTGATCCAACACTTAGTTGTCAACCATTTTGCTACAGGTGGGAGAGAGGCATTTAACAATGCTGCACACTTTATGGAAAGTTTGCCGTTTCGTTACGTGTTAGAAATCGTTATTATTTTCCTTCCCCTGTTGTTTCACTCCATATATGGCGTGTACATTGCGTTTACAGCTTCAGGTAGCAATGCAGTCAGATACGGGTATTTTCGTAATGTAATGTTCTATTTGCAACGAATCTCCGGAATCATCACACTGATTTTCGTATCTTGGCACGTTTGGGAGACGAGATTAGCAGCGGCATTTAGAGATGTGGAAATTAATTTTGATTTAATGGCAGACATTTTGTCATCTAACTTTATGCTAGGATTCTACATTGTTGGTGTGATTTCAACAACATTCCACTTTGCTAATGGCTTGTGGTCATTCTGTGTGACATGGGGGATTACTCAGTCTCCACGTTCGCAGCGTATCTTTACATACGTATCTCTTGCGGTATTCTTGGCGCTATCTGTAGTAGGGGTGCGTGCAATTCTAGCGTTTGTATAA
- a CDS encoding FTR1 family iron permease — protein sequence MDFQAFLITLREALEAILIVGLILSYLTRLNAKKYHPWVFAGVGLALVSSYVVALLFQVVFTGFASFGSETYLKIGIMFASVFLLSHMVMWMTKESKNVNGDMQKKINAAVTAGSVTALVVHTYLIVLREGVETVFFFAAISGGDIESVFTSYGALSGLMLALILGYLFFTGTMKFSLKTFFRVTGIMIMFIAAGLLVQGVGMLQDLGKLGSVYETVQGEPKSVYNIVGFMPEHYQDEVHYVRDTGEDVVISGQIGLFLAAMFGYSHNPTVEQIAAYWLYFAFIIVANLVASKGWLQRKKKETEPEVQAQQAMPREHVN from the coding sequence ATGGATTTTCAAGCCTTTCTAATCACACTTCGGGAAGCGTTAGAAGCCATCTTAATTGTTGGGTTGATTCTAAGCTATCTAACCCGCTTAAATGCTAAGAAATATCATCCGTGGGTTTTTGCTGGGGTTGGATTAGCTTTAGTAAGCAGTTATGTTGTAGCTTTACTGTTCCAAGTTGTATTTACTGGCTTTGCAAGCTTTGGCTCAGAGACATACTTGAAAATAGGGATTATGTTTGCTTCGGTGTTCCTACTGTCACATATGGTGATGTGGATGACCAAAGAATCTAAAAATGTGAATGGGGACATGCAGAAGAAAATTAATGCGGCTGTAACGGCAGGGAGTGTCACAGCGCTTGTTGTACATACGTATTTGATTGTTCTTCGTGAAGGTGTTGAAACTGTCTTTTTCTTCGCTGCGATTAGCGGTGGAGATATCGAGTCCGTGTTTACAAGTTACGGAGCGCTCAGTGGTCTCATGCTTGCATTAATCCTTGGATATTTGTTCTTTACCGGTACAATGAAATTCTCTTTAAAGACATTCTTTAGAGTGACAGGAATTATGATTATGTTTATTGCTGCAGGGTTGCTCGTACAAGGAGTTGGGATGCTTCAAGACCTTGGTAAGCTTGGGTCAGTGTACGAGACTGTGCAGGGAGAGCCTAAGTCGGTTTATAATATTGTTGGATTTATGCCTGAACACTATCAAGACGAGGTGCACTATGTCCGCGATACTGGAGAAGATGTTGTAATTAGTGGTCAAATCGGACTTTTCTTGGCAGCCATGTTTGGTTACAGTCACAATCCGACAGTTGAACAAATTGCTGCTTATTGGCTATATTTTGCTTTCATTATTGTCGCAAATCTTGTGGCAAGCAAAGGGTGGCTTCAGAGAAAGAAGAAAGAAACCGAACCAGAAGTTCAAGCACAACAGGCAATGCCGCGTGAACATGTGAATTAA
- a CDS encoding glycosyltransferase family 2 protein, producing the protein MKHVVVFVPAYNEEENIVEMMQSIPKQIPGVRVTVIVIDDGSSDRTVELAREAGADHTYSLGENRGLGAAVREGLRRSCELSCDVSVMIDADLEYPARQIPELIEPILNDEVDYVMGSRFLGTITGMKLHRRLGNYLFTFIQSLLLKRWIYDGQSGMRAFSREAAEKATIIHDYNYAQVLTLNLIRKNFRMKEIPIQYKVREKGQSFIKFKAYLSSVIPAIVREMRSNPSPKRGEAVESRRTS; encoded by the coding sequence ATGAAACATGTCGTTGTATTCGTACCAGCCTATAACGAAGAAGAAAATATTGTAGAAATGATGCAATCTATCCCAAAGCAAATCCCTGGAGTGCGAGTGACGGTAATTGTCATTGATGATGGTTCATCTGACCGAACGGTTGAGTTAGCCCGCGAAGCAGGAGCAGACCATACGTATTCACTGGGGGAGAATAGAGGATTAGGGGCTGCCGTAAGAGAAGGGTTACGCCGTTCTTGTGAACTTTCTTGCGATGTGTCCGTCATGATTGACGCAGACTTAGAGTATCCTGCTCGTCAAATACCAGAGCTGATTGAACCCATCTTAAACGATGAAGTGGATTATGTAATGGGATCAAGGTTCTTAGGGACAATTACAGGCATGAAACTTCACAGACGGCTTGGAAACTATTTGTTCACATTCATTCAATCTTTGCTACTGAAACGATGGATCTATGATGGGCAATCAGGAATGAGGGCTTTCTCAAGAGAGGCCGCTGAAAAAGCGACAATCATTCATGACTATAATTATGCGCAAGTCCTTACCTTAAATCTAATCCGAAAGAACTTTCGCATGAAAGAGATTCCAATACAATATAAAGTGCGAGAGAAAGGACAATCGTTCATTAAATTTAAAGCCTACCTATCGTCTGTCATCCCTGCGATAGTTAGGGAAATGAGATCAAATCCTTCCCCTAAAAGAGGGGAAGCGGTTGAGTCTAGAAGAACGTCCTAA
- a CDS encoding lysylphosphatidylglycerol synthase transmembrane domain-containing protein, with the protein MSVVKRGVGFLLFLCFIWLTLQFVDKATFGQVWGEIISSPSMLAIITVTYTGAFISRGIAWRFYSGVEGRWASYLVPLYYSLFFNHLLPFKAGDLIRIGVYQQFTKTTWKSAASDVIVMRSLDLFCLAVLAIIGTGVYISPSYWWVLIGIASGGLLFVILLRWKGVPSWLNTPIRLIATRKGVLIVGLVAISWILEGYVLYGFLSMLDWKGTVFESLWATSVAVASGVFQITPGNLAAYESVMTGALVAVGLPVTSAYLIALTTHIYKFIYSFAFGILVIILFPISFSGVKEWLKERVN; encoded by the coding sequence ATGAGTGTCGTTAAAAGAGGAGTTGGATTTCTTCTATTCCTTTGTTTTATATGGTTAACGCTTCAATTCGTGGATAAAGCGACATTTGGACAAGTATGGGGAGAAATCATATCTTCTCCCAGCATGCTGGCAATTATAACGGTCACATACACGGGTGCATTTATATCTAGAGGCATTGCTTGGCGCTTTTACTCTGGTGTTGAAGGAAGATGGGCTTCTTACTTAGTGCCGTTATATTACTCCTTGTTCTTCAATCACCTCCTTCCTTTTAAGGCGGGGGATTTAATCCGAATTGGAGTTTATCAACAGTTCACCAAAACGACGTGGAAATCAGCTGCTTCCGATGTGATTGTGATGAGAAGTCTAGACCTATTCTGTCTTGCTGTATTGGCGATTATTGGTACTGGGGTTTACATCTCTCCTTCATATTGGTGGGTGTTAATCGGTATAGCAAGTGGAGGCTTACTCTTTGTAATCCTTTTGAGATGGAAGGGAGTGCCTAGTTGGTTGAACACTCCAATCCGGCTTATTGCGACAAGAAAGGGAGTTCTCATAGTAGGTCTTGTTGCAATAAGTTGGATTCTAGAAGGTTATGTTTTGTATGGCTTTCTTTCCATGCTTGATTGGAAGGGAACGGTATTTGAGAGCTTGTGGGCAACTTCTGTAGCCGTGGCAAGTGGAGTATTTCAAATTACACCGGGGAATTTAGCAGCTTATGAAAGTGTCATGACCGGTGCCCTAGTAGCAGTGGGACTCCCCGTTACGTCCGCCTACTTGATTGCGTTAACCACACACATTTACAAATTCATCTATTCCTTCGCTTTTGGGATACTCGTTATCATCCTATTTCCTATTTCCTTTAGTGGAGTTAAAGAATGGTTAAAAGAAAGAGTGAATTAA
- a CDS encoding alkaline phosphatase family protein, whose amino-acid sequence MREASAFEKVAARCWNLLNEGKPFTPIFVMGTMVLFQLFFGVSSWQALSIGVVYVLPLILLFIKYDFPLLLRNYLWIPLVAFLMIWQVNYLSLWLFALGLYFFFTVFFWGTIYYHLRIGTTLWNFTRFWKLVLKNSDSTSGNAQEQIPKFLLILGVWQLAVDSIELNGWLIPSLEELGWFYLGIILFTWILHHALFDWKPKPYDTYTKDHYPQPLDSVSDRVIVIVIDGMRKDRYEAAHTPFLDSLKKNGTEYTLMETVYPARTVVCFTSMFTGTYPMEHGIKSNMVWNSGSQSESIFDSLRKVNKHGRLLGIAHLVDTLGDDVDTVTAVMNNDVADRHIVEKGKRLMKEENPDLFVMQLISTDQTGHSRGVLYDDYIEKIEETDALVKEYVDWLQQEGYMDNTTVMVCADHGQADGIGGHGHLDEGERFVPFFMYGPSINQGKRVEEKHSLVSMAPTIAHLLGTPFPEQSRGRILTEAIRSSKESNS is encoded by the coding sequence TTGAGAGAAGCATCAGCATTTGAAAAAGTAGCAGCAAGGTGTTGGAACCTTCTTAATGAAGGAAAGCCGTTTACCCCCATATTTGTAATGGGGACAATGGTGCTATTCCAACTTTTCTTTGGGGTCTCCTCATGGCAGGCACTTTCCATTGGAGTAGTATACGTACTGCCTCTAATCCTTCTATTTATTAAATATGATTTCCCTTTACTATTAAGGAACTATCTGTGGATTCCATTGGTAGCCTTTTTAATGATTTGGCAAGTAAATTATTTGTCGTTATGGTTGTTCGCACTCGGGTTGTATTTCTTCTTTACGGTGTTTTTCTGGGGGACGATATACTACCACTTACGAATTGGAACAACGCTTTGGAATTTCACCCGATTCTGGAAGCTTGTACTTAAGAACAGTGATTCTACAAGCGGGAATGCTCAAGAGCAAATTCCTAAGTTTCTCCTAATCCTAGGGGTATGGCAGTTGGCAGTGGACTCAATCGAACTAAACGGTTGGCTTATCCCTTCTTTAGAAGAGTTAGGTTGGTTCTACTTAGGGATTATTCTATTTACTTGGATTCTTCATCATGCTCTATTTGATTGGAAGCCAAAGCCATATGATACGTATACGAAAGACCATTATCCACAACCGTTAGATTCCGTCAGTGATCGAGTTATTGTCATTGTAATAGATGGAATGCGTAAAGATCGTTATGAAGCTGCCCACACACCGTTTCTCGATTCGTTAAAGAAGAATGGGACAGAGTACACGCTCATGGAAACGGTCTATCCAGCACGTACGGTCGTCTGTTTCACATCTATGTTTACTGGAACGTATCCGATGGAGCATGGAATTAAGTCTAATATGGTATGGAATTCTGGTTCACAATCAGAGAGTATATTCGATTCACTACGTAAAGTGAACAAACATGGACGATTACTTGGAATTGCTCACCTTGTCGATACATTAGGAGACGATGTAGATACGGTGACTGCTGTTATGAATAACGATGTAGCAGACCGTCACATTGTGGAGAAAGGTAAACGTCTAATGAAGGAAGAGAACCCTGACCTCTTTGTTATGCAATTAATTAGTACGGACCAAACGGGACATAGTCGCGGGGTACTTTATGATGACTACATCGAGAAGATAGAAGAAACAGATGCGCTTGTTAAGGAGTATGTGGATTGGCTTCAGCAGGAGGGATACATGGACAATACCACAGTAATGGTCTGTGCCGATCACGGGCAAGCAGATGGAATTGGTGGTCATGGTCATTTGGACGAAGGAGAGCGTTTTGTGCCTTTCTTTATGTACGGACCCTCTATAAACCAAGGGAAGCGTGTGGAGGAGAAACATAGCCTAGTATCTATGGCCCCGACTATCGCTCACTTATTGGGAACACCATTTCCGGAACAGTCAAGAGGACGTATCTTAACTGAAGCGATTCGGAGTTCAAAGGAGTCTAATTCATGA
- a CDS encoding NAD-dependent epimerase/dehydratase family protein encodes MKVVVTGGAGFIGGHLCEYLAKQGHEVVVIDNRYPYYDNGRKERRLDNLSRYANVQLNKVDLLDREGIKTIFQDGPYDALVHLAAVPGVPYSFEQPEEYIKNNITGTLHVLELAGEAQIPHVIFGSSSSVYGDQEGPLKEIDAVGQVVSPYAASKVSGEAYAHMYQHRYGFQLSILRFFTVYGPEGRPDMAIQKFIERAQAGLPIDVYGKGTSRDYTYIDDIIMGIYQTLLYAKGNEVYNLGSNSPVTLEELINELKLHYPAIEINEKPYRMGDVKHTWADIDKAREQLGFTPAYSFREGLKRTIDWLNRTR; translated from the coding sequence ATGAAGGTAGTAGTTACAGGTGGGGCCGGGTTTATCGGAGGTCACCTTTGTGAATATTTGGCGAAACAAGGACATGAGGTCGTTGTAATCGACAATAGATATCCTTATTACGACAATGGGCGTAAAGAGAGAAGGTTGGATAATCTTTCTCGCTATGCAAATGTTCAACTAAATAAGGTGGATTTGTTAGACCGAGAAGGGATAAAGACAATCTTTCAAGATGGTCCTTACGATGCGCTTGTTCATTTAGCCGCTGTACCCGGAGTTCCCTATTCTTTTGAGCAGCCTGAAGAATATATCAAGAATAATATAACCGGTACTTTACATGTGTTGGAACTTGCTGGTGAAGCGCAAATACCTCACGTAATTTTTGGTTCTTCCTCGTCCGTATATGGAGACCAAGAAGGTCCATTGAAAGAAATAGACGCAGTAGGACAGGTAGTTTCTCCCTATGCTGCTTCGAAAGTAAGTGGAGAGGCATATGCACACATGTACCAACACAGGTATGGTTTCCAATTATCCATATTAAGATTTTTCACAGTGTATGGGCCAGAAGGACGTCCAGATATGGCCATTCAAAAGTTTATAGAGCGCGCTCAAGCAGGATTGCCAATAGATGTTTACGGAAAAGGAACTTCCCGTGATTACACGTATATTGACGATATCATCATGGGAATCTATCAAACCCTCCTCTATGCGAAGGGGAATGAAGTGTATAACTTGGGTTCGAATTCGCCCGTTACGCTTGAGGAACTCATAAACGAACTGAAATTGCATTACCCAGCTATTGAAATCAATGAAAAGCCCTATCGGATGGGCGATGTGAAACACACATGGGCGGATATCGACAAAGCTCGAGAGCAACTTGGCTTTACGCCGGCTTACTCATTCCGTGAAGGCCTAAAGCGTACGATAGATTGGCTGAATAGAACAAGATGA
- a CDS encoding YslB family protein, whose protein sequence is MRQTMNEQIANLFDEFKDIPSTQMGHEVLRTKVLPDLLGKESDTVLYYIGRNLSRMYPCESIDEIGTFFAAMAWGNLQLLKEKKNEYYFELTGEFIEKRLSYKSPYSFRMEAGFLAQQIELIMGQEAECIFETEKKKSKVILHVVL, encoded by the coding sequence ATGAGACAAACGATGAATGAACAGATTGCTAACCTTTTTGATGAATTTAAAGATATCCCTTCCACTCAAATGGGACATGAAGTGCTTCGGACAAAAGTTCTTCCCGATTTACTCGGGAAAGAGAGCGACACCGTCTTATACTACATAGGGAGAAATTTATCACGGATGTACCCGTGTGAATCCATAGATGAAATTGGAACTTTCTTTGCGGCAATGGCTTGGGGAAACTTGCAGTTGTTGAAAGAAAAGAAGAACGAGTATTACTTTGAGTTAACTGGCGAATTCATCGAAAAGCGCCTGTCCTACAAAAGTCCATACTCGTTCCGGATGGAAGCAGGATTTCTTGCTCAGCAGATTGAATTGATCATGGGGCAAGAAGCGGAATGTATCTTTGAAACGGAAAAGAAAAAATCAAAAGTTATTCTGCATGTGGTCTTGTAA